A stretch of Lathyrus oleraceus cultivar Zhongwan6 chromosome 6, CAAS_Psat_ZW6_1.0, whole genome shotgun sequence DNA encodes these proteins:
- the LOC127092428 gene encoding putative E3 ubiquitin-protein ligase LIN isoform X2, whose amino-acid sequence MAGNFRFMMDQNDIVRFLTTSIDSFIQDRLINKEQRTQHKDQCAERLAAEDGNGEKESEVEYSDQAVLANLDWGIEALEEAINTYNMETKLARLDYAEKMLQVCAMLNPKQKTAGVPNSYLSAWAHLNLSYLWKLRNNIKSCIFHSLEMFVVDPFFSRIDFAPELWKSLFLPHMSSIVGWYSEERHRLMMEVMPETCDFSYTGDFDQVFNESLVFSMRPNQLEKLQKLEQLYGESLDENTRLYAKYYNDCMNPDSTSSKKVVPMLPIAEPPMTPLHELSRSVPDFVKFGPILPKSSGFSMTTRRSYDGLSETTRENLTSNSNYSKGEKSSMWGAKESIIEEIEDDSDSEHYDASVDSDKNNIFSPEPKTSIKDEDVEPKVYRSNQKNQMQSPNISPMQSPRTAPNYSSSNSNPQIHSKKESKFLRLLSNRFRGSTISDHSLSSSPDISSDHIFNGDEEELVLKNINRKNDSQTPSMNQDNENSQVLNDSSLGESDDGYQSSASFPKLEKLTIGSKPPKDFVCPITGQIFTDPVTLETGQTYERKAIQEWLGTGNTTCPITRQPLSANILPKTNYVLKRLIVSWKEQNPELAQEFSTSNTPRGSSCSPSAKDIAMISTTQRTTDSPSQKNKEDYIRQRNNRFMQVAISASPTSVLSQAAVETIINSLTPYITSLCTSENLPECEEAITEIARLWKDSKTDPQIHSYLSKPTVISGLVEILSASLNREVLRRSIYILSELIFADESVGETLNSVDSDFDCLATLLKNGLAEAALLIYQLRPVFAQLSEHELIPSLIQVIQNKNEDIDDFQLAIDPRAASIAILEQILMGGDEYNRSVNASSVISANGIPAIVKYLDRMEGRRSIISILLCCMQAEKSCKSSIANRIELSPVLELFHAGNDSVRGICVEFLSELVRLNRRTFSNRILQIIKDEGAFSTMHTFLVYLQMAPMEHQIAVASLLLQLDLLVEPRKMSIYREEAVETLIEALWQKDFSNNQMKALDALLFLIGHVTSSGKSYTEAWLLKIAGFDQPYNVLVKADQLGHSDKDLMETMENEKNAMKSWQKRVASVLCNHENGSIFQALEECLKSNSLKMAKSCLVLATWLTHMLFTLPDTGVRDIARKSLLEALINVIQSSKNLEEKILATLALKSFISDPTAHEALRVYAKSIYRILRKLKKYSTVAADILKALLNLNSVDVTELWSCKEVVELDLSSNGEVLSLLYLNGQVLSGHADGTIKVWDARKRIPRVTQETREHRKAVTSLCSSVDRLYSSSLDKTIRVWTIKPDGIKCIDVYDVKEAVYELAANAKLACYVTQGTGVKVFNWSDAPKLINFNKYVKCLAVAGDKLYCGCSGYSIQEVNLSNHTSTSFFTGTRKLLGKQTIHSLQIHGDFLFACGSSVDATAGKIFSLTSKMMVGSLSTGLDIHRVAINSDFIFAGTKFGTIEVWLKDKFTRVASIKMAGGHTKITSLVSDADGMMLFVGSSDGKIQVWAMD is encoded by the exons ATGGCGGGGAATTTCAGATTCATGATGGATCAGAACGATATCGTGAGGTTCTTGACTACAAGTATTGATAGTTTCATTCAAGATAGGTTAATCAACAAAGAGCAAAGAACACAGCATAAAGATCAGTGTGCTGAGAGGTTAGCAGCTGAAGATGGAAATGGTGAGAAAGAAAGTGAGGTTGAGTATTCTGATCAAGCGGTATTGGCGAATCTTGATTGGGGAATTGAAGCTCTTGAAGAAGCTATTAATACTTATAATATGGAAACTAAGCTTGCAAGATTGGATTATGCTGAGAAAATGTTGCAGGTGTGTGCAATGTTGAACCCTAAGCAGAAAACTGCTGGAGTGCCGAATTCGTATTTATCAGCTTGGGCGCATTTGAATTTATCGTATTTGTGGAAGTTGAGGAACAATATTAAGAGTTGTATTTTTCATTCTCTTGAGATGTTTGTCGTTGATCCGTTTTTCTCTAGGATTGATTTCGCGCCTGAGTTATGGAAAAGCCTGTTTCTTCCGCATATGAGTTCGATTGTAGGGTGGTATTCGGAGGAGAGACATAGGCTTATGATGGAAGTTATGCCTGAAACTTGTGATTTTTCTTATACAGGtgattttgatcaagttttcaATGAGTCTTTGGTGTTTTCTATGAGGCCGAATCAGCTTGAGAAACTGCAGAAACTTGAGCAGCTTTATGGAGAGTCTTTAGATGAGAACACAAGGCTATATGCGAAGTATTATAATGATTGTATGAACCCTGATTCTACCTCAAGCAAGAAGGTTGTTCCTATGTTGCCAATTGCTGAGCCGCCGATGACTCCTTTGCATGAGTTGAGCCGGTCTGTTCCTGATTTTGTTAAATTCGGCCCTATTTTGCCCAAGAGTTCTGGGTTTTCTATGACAACGAGAAGATCTTATGATGGTTTAAGTGAAACAACCAG AGAGAATTTAACTTCCAATTCCAACTAttcaaagggggagaaatcatcCATGTGGGGTGCTAAG GAGAGCATAATTGAAGAGATTGAAGATGATTCAGATTCTGAGCATTATGATGCATCTGTAGATTCTGATAAAAACAATATTTTCTCACCTGAACCGAAGACAAGTATCAAAGACGAGGATGTTGAACCAAAAGTATATCGATCAAACCAGAAGAATCAAATGCAATCTCCTAATATCTCTCCTATGCAATCCCCGAGAACTGCTCCAAATTATTCATCTTCAAATTCAAATCCTCAAATCCATAGTAAAAAAGAATCAAAGTTTTTGCGGTTACTGTCTAATCGTTTTAGAGGCTCAACTATTTCTGATCACTCTCTATCATCATCTCCAGACATAAGCTCAGATCACATTTTCAACGGCGATGAAGAAGAATTG GTCTTGAAAAATATTAACAGAAAGAATGATAGTCAAACACCAAGTATGAATCAAGACAATGAGAATAGCCAAGTGTTGAATGACAG tTCCCTTGGTGAAAGTGATGATGGATATCAAAGTTCAGCTTCGTTTCCGAAATTAGAGAAACTGACTATTGGATCAAAACCGCCCAAAGATTTTGTTTGTCCAATCACAGGTCAGATATTTACTGATCCTGTCACGCTTGAAACAGGCCAGACCTATGAAAGAAAAGCAATTCAAGAGTGGCTCGGAACAGGAAACACAACATGCCCTATTACGCGGCAGCCTCTATCTGCAAACATCTTACCGAAAACAAACTATGTTTTGAAGAGATTGATAGTATCATGGAAAGAACAGAATCCTGAACTAGCTCAAGAATTTTCAACCTCTAACACACCGAGAGGTTCTTCATGTTCTCCCTCAGCAAAAGACATTGCAATGATCTCCACTACACAAAGAACTACTGATTCGCCAAGTCAGAAGAACAAAGAAGATTATATTAGACAAAGAAACAACAGATTTATGCAGGTTGCCATTAGTGCATCTCCGACTAGTGTGTTATCTCAAGCTGCAGTTGAAACAATTATAAATTCATTGACTCCTTATATAACAAGTCTATGTACATCAGAAAACTTGCCAGAATGTGAAGAAGCTATAACGGAAATAGCGAGACTGTGGAAGGATTCAAAGACTGATCCTCAGATTCATTCTTATTTATCAAAGCCAACTGTCATAAGTGGTTTAGTAGAAATTCTTTCAGCTTCTCTGAATAGAGAAGTTTTGAGAAGATCGATTTATATTCTTTCGGAGCTGATTTTCGCAGACGAAAGTGTTGGAgaaacacttaatagtgtagaTTCTGATTTCGATTGCTTAGCTACTCTACTTAAGAATGGTTTGGCTGAGGCTGCACTTCTTATTTACCAACTAAGGCCAGTTTTCGCTCAGCTTTCGGAACATGAACTTATACCCTCTCTTATCCAAGTGATCCAGAACAAAAATGAGGATATAGATGATTTTCAGTTAGCTATAGACCCTAGAGCTGCCTCCATAGCAATTCTTGAGCAAATTTTAATGGGCGGGGACGAATATAACAGGTCTGTTAATGCTTCAAGTGTTATCTCAGCAAATGGAATTCCAGCCATAGTAAAGTATTTGGACAGAATGGAAGGAAGAAGGTCTATCATTTCCATACTTTTGTGTTGTATGCAAGCTGAAAAAAGTTGTAAGAGCTCAATAGCAAATAGAATTGAATTGTCACCTGTTCTTGAATTATTTCATGCTGGAAATGATAGCGTGCGAGGAATCTGTGTGGAATTTCTCTCAGAACTGGTTCGATTAAATAG AAGGACGTTCAGCAACCGGATATTACAGATAATCAAGGATGAAGGAGCATTCAGTACAATGCATACATTTCTTGTATATCTTCAAATGGCTCCAATGGAACATCAAATTGCTGTTGCTAgccttcttcttcagcttgatcTTTTG GTTGAGCCGCGAAAGATGAGCATTTACAGGGAAGAAGCTGTAGAGACACTGATAGAAGCACTTTGGCAAAAGGACTTCTCAAATAATCAAATGAAGGCTTTAGATGCTTTACTATTTCTTATTGGACATGTCACTTCCTCAGGAAAGTCATATACTGAAGCTTGGTTACTGAAGATTGCCGGATTTGATCAACCTTACAATGTTTTAGTGAAGGCCGATCAATTAGGACACTCTGACAAAGATTTGATGGAAACAATG GAGAATGAAAAAAACGCCATGAAATCTTGGCAGAAAAGAGTGGCTTCTGTACTTTGCAATCATGAAAACGGTTCAATATTTCAAGCATTGGAAGAATGCCTAAAGAGTAACTCCTTAAAGATGGCAAAATCTTGCCTTGTGCTTGCCACATGGCTCACACACATGCTCTTTACTCTACCTGATACTGGTGTAAGAGATATTGCTCGAAAATCCCTGCTCGAGGCCCTTATAAATGTCATCCAGTCATCCAAGAACCTAGAGGAAAAGATCCTGGCTACCCTAGCTTTGAAGTCTTTCATTAGTGATCCAA CTGCTCATGAAGCACTTAGAGTCTATGCTAAAAGCATCTATAGAATCTTGAGGAAGCTGAAGAAATATTCAACAGTGGCAGCTGATATTTTGAAAGCCTTACTAAACTTAAATTCTGTTGATGTG ACAGAGTTGTGGAGTTGTAAAGAAGTAGTCGAGTTAGATTTGAGCTCAAACGGAGAGGTGCTTTCTTTGCTTTACCTCAACGGCCAGGTCTTAAGTGGACATGCTGATGGAACTATCAAG GTATGGGACGCAAGGAAGAGAATACCACGAGTAACTCAAGAGACTCGTGAGCACAGAAAAGCGGTTACATCTCTTTGTTCTTCAGTTGATAGACTATACAGTTCTTCCTTGGACAAAACAATCCGG GTTTGGACAATTAAACCCGACGGGATTAAATGTATAGATGTTTATGACGTTAAGGAAGCAGTGTATGAGCTAGCAGCTAATGCTAAATTGGCATGCTATGTAACTCAAGGAACAGGAGTTAAG GTTTTTAACTGGTCAGATGCTCCAAAGCTCATCAATTTCAACAAATATGTGAAATGCCTTGCTGTTGCTGGGGACAAATTGTATTGTGGTTGCTCTGGTTACAGCATACAG GAGGTTAACTTGTCCAACCATACATCAACTTCATTTTTCACTGGTACAAGAAAATTGTTGGGAAAACAAACCATACACTCCCTTCAGATTCATGGTGATTTCCTCTTTGCTTGTGGTTCTTCTGTTGATGCAACTGCAGGAAAG ATATTTTCACTTACCTCCAAAATGATGGTGGGATCACTCTCAACTGGACTCGACATCCATCGCGTAGCCATCAACAGTGACTTCATATTTGCTGGTACAAAATTTGGCACCATTGAAGTTTGGTTAAAAGATAAGTTCACCCGGGTAGCTTCCATCAAAATGGCTGGTGGTCACACAAAAATTACATCATTAGTGTCAGACGCTGATGGCATGATGCTTTTTGTTGGTTCCTCTGACGGAAAGATCCAG GTTTGGGCTATGGATTAA
- the LOC127092428 gene encoding putative E3 ubiquitin-protein ligase LIN isoform X1 — MAGNFRFMMDQNDIVRFLTTSIDSFIQDRLINKEQRTQHKDQCAERLAAEDGNGEKESEVEYSDQAVLANLDWGIEALEEAINTYNMETKLARLDYAEKMLQVCAMLNPKQKTAGVPNSYLSAWAHLNLSYLWKLRNNIKSCIFHSLEMFVVDPFFSRIDFAPELWKSLFLPHMSSIVGWYSEERHRLMMEVMPETCDFSYTGDFDQVFNESLVFSMRPNQLEKLQKLEQLYGESLDENTRLYAKYYNDCMNPDSTSSKKVVPMLPIAEPPMTPLHELSRSVPDFVKFGPILPKSSGFSMTTRRSYDGLSETTSRENLTSNSNYSKGEKSSMWGAKESIIEEIEDDSDSEHYDASVDSDKNNIFSPEPKTSIKDEDVEPKVYRSNQKNQMQSPNISPMQSPRTAPNYSSSNSNPQIHSKKESKFLRLLSNRFRGSTISDHSLSSSPDISSDHIFNGDEEELVLKNINRKNDSQTPSMNQDNENSQVLNDSSLGESDDGYQSSASFPKLEKLTIGSKPPKDFVCPITGQIFTDPVTLETGQTYERKAIQEWLGTGNTTCPITRQPLSANILPKTNYVLKRLIVSWKEQNPELAQEFSTSNTPRGSSCSPSAKDIAMISTTQRTTDSPSQKNKEDYIRQRNNRFMQVAISASPTSVLSQAAVETIINSLTPYITSLCTSENLPECEEAITEIARLWKDSKTDPQIHSYLSKPTVISGLVEILSASLNREVLRRSIYILSELIFADESVGETLNSVDSDFDCLATLLKNGLAEAALLIYQLRPVFAQLSEHELIPSLIQVIQNKNEDIDDFQLAIDPRAASIAILEQILMGGDEYNRSVNASSVISANGIPAIVKYLDRMEGRRSIISILLCCMQAEKSCKSSIANRIELSPVLELFHAGNDSVRGICVEFLSELVRLNRRTFSNRILQIIKDEGAFSTMHTFLVYLQMAPMEHQIAVASLLLQLDLLVEPRKMSIYREEAVETLIEALWQKDFSNNQMKALDALLFLIGHVTSSGKSYTEAWLLKIAGFDQPYNVLVKADQLGHSDKDLMETMENEKNAMKSWQKRVASVLCNHENGSIFQALEECLKSNSLKMAKSCLVLATWLTHMLFTLPDTGVRDIARKSLLEALINVIQSSKNLEEKILATLALKSFISDPTAHEALRVYAKSIYRILRKLKKYSTVAADILKALLNLNSVDVTELWSCKEVVELDLSSNGEVLSLLYLNGQVLSGHADGTIKVWDARKRIPRVTQETREHRKAVTSLCSSVDRLYSSSLDKTIRVWTIKPDGIKCIDVYDVKEAVYELAANAKLACYVTQGTGVKVFNWSDAPKLINFNKYVKCLAVAGDKLYCGCSGYSIQEVNLSNHTSTSFFTGTRKLLGKQTIHSLQIHGDFLFACGSSVDATAGKIFSLTSKMMVGSLSTGLDIHRVAINSDFIFAGTKFGTIEVWLKDKFTRVASIKMAGGHTKITSLVSDADGMMLFVGSSDGKIQVWAMD; from the exons ATGGCGGGGAATTTCAGATTCATGATGGATCAGAACGATATCGTGAGGTTCTTGACTACAAGTATTGATAGTTTCATTCAAGATAGGTTAATCAACAAAGAGCAAAGAACACAGCATAAAGATCAGTGTGCTGAGAGGTTAGCAGCTGAAGATGGAAATGGTGAGAAAGAAAGTGAGGTTGAGTATTCTGATCAAGCGGTATTGGCGAATCTTGATTGGGGAATTGAAGCTCTTGAAGAAGCTATTAATACTTATAATATGGAAACTAAGCTTGCAAGATTGGATTATGCTGAGAAAATGTTGCAGGTGTGTGCAATGTTGAACCCTAAGCAGAAAACTGCTGGAGTGCCGAATTCGTATTTATCAGCTTGGGCGCATTTGAATTTATCGTATTTGTGGAAGTTGAGGAACAATATTAAGAGTTGTATTTTTCATTCTCTTGAGATGTTTGTCGTTGATCCGTTTTTCTCTAGGATTGATTTCGCGCCTGAGTTATGGAAAAGCCTGTTTCTTCCGCATATGAGTTCGATTGTAGGGTGGTATTCGGAGGAGAGACATAGGCTTATGATGGAAGTTATGCCTGAAACTTGTGATTTTTCTTATACAGGtgattttgatcaagttttcaATGAGTCTTTGGTGTTTTCTATGAGGCCGAATCAGCTTGAGAAACTGCAGAAACTTGAGCAGCTTTATGGAGAGTCTTTAGATGAGAACACAAGGCTATATGCGAAGTATTATAATGATTGTATGAACCCTGATTCTACCTCAAGCAAGAAGGTTGTTCCTATGTTGCCAATTGCTGAGCCGCCGATGACTCCTTTGCATGAGTTGAGCCGGTCTGTTCCTGATTTTGTTAAATTCGGCCCTATTTTGCCCAAGAGTTCTGGGTTTTCTATGACAACGAGAAGATCTTATGATGGTTTAAGTGAAACAACCAG CAGAGAGAATTTAACTTCCAATTCCAACTAttcaaagggggagaaatcatcCATGTGGGGTGCTAAG GAGAGCATAATTGAAGAGATTGAAGATGATTCAGATTCTGAGCATTATGATGCATCTGTAGATTCTGATAAAAACAATATTTTCTCACCTGAACCGAAGACAAGTATCAAAGACGAGGATGTTGAACCAAAAGTATATCGATCAAACCAGAAGAATCAAATGCAATCTCCTAATATCTCTCCTATGCAATCCCCGAGAACTGCTCCAAATTATTCATCTTCAAATTCAAATCCTCAAATCCATAGTAAAAAAGAATCAAAGTTTTTGCGGTTACTGTCTAATCGTTTTAGAGGCTCAACTATTTCTGATCACTCTCTATCATCATCTCCAGACATAAGCTCAGATCACATTTTCAACGGCGATGAAGAAGAATTG GTCTTGAAAAATATTAACAGAAAGAATGATAGTCAAACACCAAGTATGAATCAAGACAATGAGAATAGCCAAGTGTTGAATGACAG tTCCCTTGGTGAAAGTGATGATGGATATCAAAGTTCAGCTTCGTTTCCGAAATTAGAGAAACTGACTATTGGATCAAAACCGCCCAAAGATTTTGTTTGTCCAATCACAGGTCAGATATTTACTGATCCTGTCACGCTTGAAACAGGCCAGACCTATGAAAGAAAAGCAATTCAAGAGTGGCTCGGAACAGGAAACACAACATGCCCTATTACGCGGCAGCCTCTATCTGCAAACATCTTACCGAAAACAAACTATGTTTTGAAGAGATTGATAGTATCATGGAAAGAACAGAATCCTGAACTAGCTCAAGAATTTTCAACCTCTAACACACCGAGAGGTTCTTCATGTTCTCCCTCAGCAAAAGACATTGCAATGATCTCCACTACACAAAGAACTACTGATTCGCCAAGTCAGAAGAACAAAGAAGATTATATTAGACAAAGAAACAACAGATTTATGCAGGTTGCCATTAGTGCATCTCCGACTAGTGTGTTATCTCAAGCTGCAGTTGAAACAATTATAAATTCATTGACTCCTTATATAACAAGTCTATGTACATCAGAAAACTTGCCAGAATGTGAAGAAGCTATAACGGAAATAGCGAGACTGTGGAAGGATTCAAAGACTGATCCTCAGATTCATTCTTATTTATCAAAGCCAACTGTCATAAGTGGTTTAGTAGAAATTCTTTCAGCTTCTCTGAATAGAGAAGTTTTGAGAAGATCGATTTATATTCTTTCGGAGCTGATTTTCGCAGACGAAAGTGTTGGAgaaacacttaatagtgtagaTTCTGATTTCGATTGCTTAGCTACTCTACTTAAGAATGGTTTGGCTGAGGCTGCACTTCTTATTTACCAACTAAGGCCAGTTTTCGCTCAGCTTTCGGAACATGAACTTATACCCTCTCTTATCCAAGTGATCCAGAACAAAAATGAGGATATAGATGATTTTCAGTTAGCTATAGACCCTAGAGCTGCCTCCATAGCAATTCTTGAGCAAATTTTAATGGGCGGGGACGAATATAACAGGTCTGTTAATGCTTCAAGTGTTATCTCAGCAAATGGAATTCCAGCCATAGTAAAGTATTTGGACAGAATGGAAGGAAGAAGGTCTATCATTTCCATACTTTTGTGTTGTATGCAAGCTGAAAAAAGTTGTAAGAGCTCAATAGCAAATAGAATTGAATTGTCACCTGTTCTTGAATTATTTCATGCTGGAAATGATAGCGTGCGAGGAATCTGTGTGGAATTTCTCTCAGAACTGGTTCGATTAAATAG AAGGACGTTCAGCAACCGGATATTACAGATAATCAAGGATGAAGGAGCATTCAGTACAATGCATACATTTCTTGTATATCTTCAAATGGCTCCAATGGAACATCAAATTGCTGTTGCTAgccttcttcttcagcttgatcTTTTG GTTGAGCCGCGAAAGATGAGCATTTACAGGGAAGAAGCTGTAGAGACACTGATAGAAGCACTTTGGCAAAAGGACTTCTCAAATAATCAAATGAAGGCTTTAGATGCTTTACTATTTCTTATTGGACATGTCACTTCCTCAGGAAAGTCATATACTGAAGCTTGGTTACTGAAGATTGCCGGATTTGATCAACCTTACAATGTTTTAGTGAAGGCCGATCAATTAGGACACTCTGACAAAGATTTGATGGAAACAATG GAGAATGAAAAAAACGCCATGAAATCTTGGCAGAAAAGAGTGGCTTCTGTACTTTGCAATCATGAAAACGGTTCAATATTTCAAGCATTGGAAGAATGCCTAAAGAGTAACTCCTTAAAGATGGCAAAATCTTGCCTTGTGCTTGCCACATGGCTCACACACATGCTCTTTACTCTACCTGATACTGGTGTAAGAGATATTGCTCGAAAATCCCTGCTCGAGGCCCTTATAAATGTCATCCAGTCATCCAAGAACCTAGAGGAAAAGATCCTGGCTACCCTAGCTTTGAAGTCTTTCATTAGTGATCCAA CTGCTCATGAAGCACTTAGAGTCTATGCTAAAAGCATCTATAGAATCTTGAGGAAGCTGAAGAAATATTCAACAGTGGCAGCTGATATTTTGAAAGCCTTACTAAACTTAAATTCTGTTGATGTG ACAGAGTTGTGGAGTTGTAAAGAAGTAGTCGAGTTAGATTTGAGCTCAAACGGAGAGGTGCTTTCTTTGCTTTACCTCAACGGCCAGGTCTTAAGTGGACATGCTGATGGAACTATCAAG GTATGGGACGCAAGGAAGAGAATACCACGAGTAACTCAAGAGACTCGTGAGCACAGAAAAGCGGTTACATCTCTTTGTTCTTCAGTTGATAGACTATACAGTTCTTCCTTGGACAAAACAATCCGG GTTTGGACAATTAAACCCGACGGGATTAAATGTATAGATGTTTATGACGTTAAGGAAGCAGTGTATGAGCTAGCAGCTAATGCTAAATTGGCATGCTATGTAACTCAAGGAACAGGAGTTAAG GTTTTTAACTGGTCAGATGCTCCAAAGCTCATCAATTTCAACAAATATGTGAAATGCCTTGCTGTTGCTGGGGACAAATTGTATTGTGGTTGCTCTGGTTACAGCATACAG GAGGTTAACTTGTCCAACCATACATCAACTTCATTTTTCACTGGTACAAGAAAATTGTTGGGAAAACAAACCATACACTCCCTTCAGATTCATGGTGATTTCCTCTTTGCTTGTGGTTCTTCTGTTGATGCAACTGCAGGAAAG ATATTTTCACTTACCTCCAAAATGATGGTGGGATCACTCTCAACTGGACTCGACATCCATCGCGTAGCCATCAACAGTGACTTCATATTTGCTGGTACAAAATTTGGCACCATTGAAGTTTGGTTAAAAGATAAGTTCACCCGGGTAGCTTCCATCAAAATGGCTGGTGGTCACACAAAAATTACATCATTAGTGTCAGACGCTGATGGCATGATGCTTTTTGTTGGTTCCTCTGACGGAAAGATCCAG GTTTGGGCTATGGATTAA